Proteins encoded by one window of Longimicrobium sp.:
- a CDS encoding SPFH domain-containing protein — MSPASSIAMLQLSPNAILGSGALLGVVIAFGFALFLASRYRRCPANKVLVISGMVGGGNSAKCISGGGAFVWPVIQEYDYLTLEPIQIDIPLKDALSFENIRVSVPSVFTVAVGTEEDVRQNAAIRLLKLDQNQVKRQAQDIIFGQLRQVIASMRIEEINRDRESFLHNIQTSLEPELKKVGLVLLNVNITDINDESGYIEAIGRKAAAEAVQKARGDVADQEKMGEVRVAEAEREKVIQVANATKLREIGTREAAREQAVRVAELNKEQKVGEETAALEREAQIKEAQRQQAVRIALLDKEQSVGEQTAAFERDAAIKEAEQKKRIAIANANALAIAGEAQSQAQIVATQAQLKVREAEAYQVAEGRKREAEAAVMEAQNRAMARAALADAERVEAEQRATLEAPAKAEKARTIVEAEAEAEKRKLGAQAEAAAIYAKLEAEARGQYEILAKKADGLRQIVDACGGPQQAYQLLMLEHMDTLATTAATAISNIKFDKVVVWDGGTGGAAPNFLQGMTRTLPPMMQVIRDIGGVELPGMFGKLAEEAAAPAPAAPEAERRAPEALIVAE; from the coding sequence ATGTCTCCCGCTAGCTCCATCGCCATGCTGCAGCTGAGCCCCAACGCCATCCTGGGGAGCGGCGCGCTCCTGGGAGTGGTGATCGCGTTCGGGTTCGCCCTCTTCCTCGCCAGCCGCTACCGGCGCTGCCCGGCCAACAAGGTGCTGGTGATCTCCGGAATGGTGGGCGGGGGGAACTCCGCCAAGTGCATTTCGGGCGGCGGCGCCTTCGTGTGGCCCGTCATCCAGGAGTACGACTACCTGACGCTGGAGCCGATCCAGATCGACATCCCGCTCAAGGACGCGCTCTCCTTCGAGAACATCCGCGTCAGCGTCCCGAGCGTCTTCACCGTGGCCGTGGGCACCGAGGAAGACGTGCGGCAGAACGCGGCCATCCGCCTGCTGAAGCTGGACCAGAACCAGGTGAAGCGGCAGGCGCAGGACATCATCTTCGGCCAGCTGCGCCAGGTGATCGCCTCCATGCGCATCGAGGAGATCAACCGCGACCGCGAGTCGTTCCTGCACAACATCCAGACCTCGCTGGAGCCGGAGCTCAAGAAGGTGGGCCTGGTGCTGCTGAACGTGAACATCACTGACATCAACGACGAGTCGGGGTACATCGAGGCGATCGGGCGCAAGGCGGCGGCCGAGGCGGTGCAGAAGGCCCGCGGCGACGTGGCCGACCAGGAGAAGATGGGCGAGGTGCGCGTGGCCGAGGCCGAGCGCGAAAAGGTCATCCAGGTGGCCAACGCCACCAAGCTGCGCGAGATCGGCACCCGCGAGGCCGCGCGCGAGCAGGCGGTGCGCGTGGCCGAGCTGAACAAGGAGCAGAAGGTCGGCGAGGAGACCGCAGCCCTGGAGCGCGAGGCGCAGATCAAGGAGGCGCAGCGCCAGCAGGCCGTGCGCATCGCGCTGCTGGACAAGGAGCAGAGCGTGGGCGAGCAGACGGCCGCCTTCGAGCGCGACGCCGCCATCAAGGAGGCGGAGCAGAAGAAGCGCATCGCCATCGCCAACGCCAACGCGCTGGCCATCGCGGGCGAGGCGCAGTCGCAGGCGCAGATCGTGGCCACGCAGGCGCAGCTCAAGGTGCGCGAGGCGGAGGCGTACCAGGTGGCGGAGGGGCGCAAGCGCGAGGCGGAGGCCGCCGTGATGGAGGCGCAGAACCGCGCCATGGCCCGGGCCGCGCTCGCCGACGCGGAGCGGGTGGAGGCCGAGCAGCGCGCCACCCTTGAGGCCCCGGCCAAGGCCGAGAAGGCCCGCACCATCGTGGAGGCGGAGGCCGAGGCGGAGAAGCGCAAGCTGGGCGCCCAGGCCGAGGCCGCGGCGATCTACGCGAAGCTGGAGGCCGAGGCGCGTGGCCAGTACGAGATCCTGGCCAAGAAGGCCGACGGCCTGCGCCAGATCGTGGACGCGTGCGGCGGGCCGCAGCAGGCCTACCAGCTCCTGATGCTGGAGCACATGGACACGCTGGCCACCACGGCGGCGACGGCCATCTCCAACATCAAGTTCGACAAGGTGGTGGTGTGGGACGGCGGCACGGGCGGCGCCGCGCCCAACTTCCTGCAGGGGATGACCCGCACCCTGCCGCCGATGATGCAGGTGATCCGCGACATCGGCGGGGTGGAGCTCCCGGGGATGTTCGGCAAGCTGGCCGAAGAGGCCGCCGCGCCCGCTCCCGCCGCTCCCGAGGCTGAGCGGCGCGCCCCGGAAGCGCTGATCGTGGCCGAGTAA
- a CDS encoding AMP-binding protein yields MPTHPWISQYAPGTRPEITDTGFQHIPEMVRRSAAKHAAAPAFSQCMPNGMTGSLTYAEVDRMSDEFAAYLRGTLGLARGDRVAVQMPNSLAYPIALFGIFKAGCVAVNTNPLYTVREMTHQFSDAGARVLVISDLFADRLPEVLPATQVETVVTVRITEFFSPVQATLIRAVLKYVKKQLPAVTVPHTAFQETLKLGRAKLAGGEKVAGYLDGVGPDSLAALQYTGGTTGVSKGAMLSHGNLLANTAQMLEMNSRILDEGKEVVLTALPLYHIFAFTCNLLLFYQIGGHDILIPSPRPVSNLKAAWQKFPITAFTGVNTLFNALADEPWFIEKPPKQLKFAGAGGMALHPSTGRKWMKVTGNQAVEGYGLTETSPVVTFNPVGVAVKEGSIGIPLPSTEVRLVDEHGETLPEGEPGELAVRGPQVMSGYWQRPDETARVLKDGWLRTGDVAEMDADGFFRIVDRKKDMILVSGFNVYPNEVEEVLARHPGVREVGVIGVPDEHSGEAVKAFVVAAEAKPTPEELIAHCRESLASYKIPKQIEFREELPKSPIGKILRKDLRVKAPA; encoded by the coding sequence ATGCCCACGCATCCCTGGATTTCGCAGTACGCCCCCGGCACCCGTCCCGAGATCACCGATACCGGCTTCCAGCACATCCCGGAAATGGTCCGGCGCTCCGCCGCCAAGCACGCCGCGGCGCCCGCCTTCTCGCAGTGCATGCCCAACGGGATGACGGGATCGCTGACCTACGCCGAGGTCGACCGCATGTCCGACGAGTTCGCGGCGTATCTGCGCGGCACCCTCGGCCTGGCCCGCGGCGACCGGGTGGCGGTGCAGATGCCCAACTCGCTCGCGTATCCCATCGCCCTGTTCGGGATCTTCAAGGCGGGGTGCGTGGCGGTCAACACCAACCCGCTCTACACCGTGCGGGAGATGACCCACCAGTTTTCCGACGCGGGGGCGCGCGTGCTGGTGATCAGCGACCTCTTCGCCGACCGCCTCCCCGAAGTGCTCCCCGCCACGCAGGTGGAGACGGTGGTGACGGTGCGCATCACCGAGTTCTTCTCGCCGGTGCAGGCGACGCTGATCCGCGCGGTGCTCAAGTACGTGAAGAAGCAGCTCCCGGCCGTCACGGTGCCGCACACCGCCTTCCAGGAGACGCTGAAGCTGGGGCGCGCAAAGCTGGCCGGCGGGGAGAAAGTGGCGGGCTACCTGGACGGCGTGGGGCCGGACTCGCTGGCGGCGCTCCAGTACACGGGCGGCACCACGGGCGTGTCCAAGGGCGCCATGCTCAGCCACGGCAACCTGCTGGCGAACACGGCCCAGATGCTGGAGATGAACTCCAGGATCCTGGACGAGGGGAAGGAGGTGGTGCTGACGGCGCTGCCGCTGTACCACATCTTCGCCTTCACCTGCAACCTCCTCCTCTTCTACCAGATCGGCGGCCACGACATCCTGATCCCGTCGCCGCGCCCGGTGAGCAACCTGAAGGCCGCGTGGCAGAAGTTCCCCATCACCGCCTTCACGGGGGTGAACACGCTCTTCAACGCGCTGGCCGACGAGCCGTGGTTCATCGAGAAGCCCCCCAAGCAGCTGAAGTTCGCCGGCGCGGGCGGTATGGCGCTGCACCCCTCCACCGGCCGCAAGTGGATGAAGGTGACGGGGAACCAGGCCGTGGAAGGATATGGCCTGACGGAGACGTCGCCGGTCGTCACCTTCAACCCGGTGGGCGTGGCGGTGAAGGAGGGGAGCATCGGCATCCCCCTCCCCTCCACCGAGGTGCGCCTGGTGGACGAGCACGGCGAGACCCTTCCCGAGGGCGAGCCGGGCGAGCTGGCGGTGCGCGGCCCCCAGGTGATGTCCGGCTACTGGCAGCGCCCCGACGAGACGGCGCGGGTGCTCAAGGACGGCTGGCTGCGCACCGGCGACGTGGCGGAGATGGACGCGGACGGCTTCTTTCGCATCGTGGACCGCAAAAAGGACATGATCCTGGTGAGCGGCTTCAACGTCTATCCCAACGAGGTGGAGGAGGTCCTCGCCCGCCACCCCGGCGTGCGCGAGGTGGGCGTCATCGGCGTCCCCGACGAGCACAGCGGCGAGGCGGTGAAGGCCTTCGTCGTCGCCGCCGAAGCCAAGCCGACGCCCGAGGAACTGATCGCCCACTGCCGCGAATCGCTGGCGTCCTACAAGATCCCCAAGCAGATCGAGTTCCGCGAAGAGCTCCCCAAGAGCCCCATCGGCAAGATCCTGCGCAAGGATCTGCGCGTAAAGGCGCCGGCGTAA